The genomic region AACTCCGATAtgcataaataaaataaaaatggttGGCATATAAAAGTACAATTGAGGAATAGCCTATGGACATCTAGCAGAACGTGCCTAGAACATGAATTGTCATTGATCCTCCATACTAAGGAGCAAAGAGCACAAGGAGAGCACCTCTCATATATACTCTGGCCGAAAATACTTccagagaaatggatgtatctagacatattttagttctagatacattcatttttatccatttctccgacaagtatttccggacggagggagtatatggcagcaaaatttacctatatcatcaTGTCACTTCTCTACAAAAACCCATCATGTCACTGAAAATCTCATCAAATGCAGTCAGAGATACATTGGAGTGATGTGTCAATGCCTCAGTGATGCACCTCTCCATATTGTTGTCTGGTGCAACGTTTTCTTCATATAAATGATTAAAAGACCATCCTCAGGACACATTTCTGATGAGAGATTCATAGAGGCTATATGATAGACGGCTTTCCATAATTTAATCTAGTATCAAGAGTGAGATGAATATATTCCCAGCTATCTTGAATAAACTTCTTGGAACATACTATTTCTCAAAAAGCCACATAGATTTCAAGAATGAATACGCCTTGACATCAAACCAAAGAACAATTAACAAATAATGTTCTCATACCACATTGAGTGAATGGTCCTAGGTACATGCCACATATTGAGCAAATCCAAAGAATTATATAAAATTGACAAACAACAATCTGACTATATTGAAAGGAACCACCCTATATTGAGGGAAAGAGTAATATACTGGTATCCCGAAGCACATGCTGATTTGGCTGTGCTCCTCCGGGTGAAACGGAACTGAACCGAAAATAGCTGATGCTTCATTTGTGCTGAGGTGGGATGGTGCATGCTACAGTCGCTGACGTGGATAGCTTGCATGTAAAGAGAAATAGGGTAGtgaggatgaactatttaggtattatagatttgaGTGCATTCTCAATGCAAGCGTCTCATAGTGGCAATGTTATTTGGTTAACTTTGTGGGTGGATAGCAGCACAGGTACCAAGAACACAAGATCTTATCTGGCAAGAATGTTGAATGTTCTCTATCTAAGCATACTGGATTTGAACTGTTATTATCATATACATGTCCATATGGACCGTATCTATAACTGGTCGCTAAGAAGACCATGGGTGTGAAGTAAATAAGATCTGGGGTGCATTTATGCTGACTCGGATTTTGATCTGTGTACACTATCTTTGCTGCGTTCGGCATAACCAAACTCCTTGTCCACATTGGTAAGGGCATTTTCTTTTGCATGTGACGGTCTATGTGCAGCAGTTCACCATCGAAAACCGTAGGTCACCATGCGGGATTAGAATAGGATTGGGgagacggggagtggctagctCCTAATACCACAGACAGAAATACTTGTTAGCTTAAGAAAAAATGCAGCTTCTCTATGTGTCTCATACAAGCTACGCTTCACAACAATTTCACCAGCCCAATATTATGCATCAACTCTCCAGCTTGGatatcaagtgaggaaaaaaagggAGCATCAGGCATTCAGAACAGAAGATTGACACCTTTGCAGCTTCAGAACAAAAGACAATATATAGTTCAAGTTTGGATTAATTAGCATCTACCTTTGCAGCTTCAGAACAAATACACGCCGATATCATCTATATCTCTCTGTAAATTGTGGAGCATATTGTTAATTTTTCTTCTGTTATCAAATGAGTAGTGAAAAACTAGAACCAgactctctgcattgcactttgcaggggtaagactgggttcctataatccctccccagacccccaCCTTGTGTGgaagcttctatgcactgggtctgtcctgaGTACAACATCTAATTATATGAGCATCCAACATATCAGCTTGTTAGTAAGCTAGACATCATGTTTAATTAATTGCTCTTTCCAGAACAACCTAGCTTAATTTCTTTCTCTTATTAGCAAGTAGAGAGCCTAAGTGCAGCCTCCATCAGAAAAGGAGAATCACAAATTAAGCACCCTCCATTTGGATTTCACTATTATTTTCTTTCCATGAGGATTTATTATTAAGCAGGGGATAGTCCAATTCATCCAAAACAGTGGAACTCGAAGGAAGGAACAGTTCATCTGAAACAGATAATAAGCAGAGCTATCACCTTTGGCTATATCAAAGAAGACAATCTCATGTTGTTCCCAGTCTTGTGCTCCTTTTCTCCTCCTCCATTAACATAGTGCCATCACGTTGTCATGGACATGGTGCAGCCTCTTCTTGATCTCCCTTGTCAGTACCTCCTTTGTAGCACTGCTGCTGTCCATATAATGTACCCATATTTGTTATTCCACAAATAAGAGTAAGCCAAATAAAATTGCTATCAAACTCGGAGCTCAGAAAGCATATAGGCACCTAAATAAAGAGGCAGAGGAGGAACTTTTACAGCCCAATTTGTAAGCATCAATCTCCaagaaccagagagagagagagagagagcagacctTATGGAGGAACCATGTCACTGGCGCTTTCTCCGATGGAGCAGCGGAGTGGATTTGGGAGGCGGCCACTACCGCAGGCGGAATCGCAGTACGCACCATTTCCCCCGATGTTCGCTCTTGTCCCCTCCGCCGCTGACCTCCCTGCCTTTTCCCAATCGCACAGGAGAACGGGTATCCTCGGGTGAGCACCATGCCGTCGATCCCACCCTGTGCTCACCGTTGGTCATAGAAAATCCAAACTGCTCACACAAGTCAACAAAAGTAGGGCGAGTGTATAAACCACTAATAAACCATCTGAAGCTTGGGGTGCATTGCACTGCTAAGTCTGTTCATGAGCATGTTATCAGCTGGGACATGCAACAAAATGGAGAAGTGGCATTGCATGAAAAAAACATTGCAAATCAGAAGCGCACACTGAAGATTCTAAACAAGACAAGAATTCAAAATCTGTAGCTACAGTTTATCAGCTCGGTTCCCCCAAAGATTACAAATCCCCTTTTTGATTTTGTCAACCAAAAACGTGGAAAGGCACAATTGTGATTTGGACATTGATGAAACCCAAAACTTGACTAAGCCATCGCAACAACATCTGCATGCTTGGCTAAAACACAGAACATTCGGATAACAATTGAAGAGGCCATGCAGATTAGTGGCAACAATCGAGATTGGTTAGGGATTCCATGACCCCGAAACAGCATCCCAGTAAAGAACAAAAGAGCAATTGCAATAGCAAAACTTTCTTAGTAAGGGAAACACAACTTTCTTGGGGGCATGTTGATTTCAAGACAATCGACCTTGTGGGCCAATTGCAATAGCAAAACAACCACATGGCGGTAACGAGACAGAGTTGTAAATTATAGTCGGTGTTCCAAACATAACACAACAGGAGAAATTAATACAGATAGATAGACCCGACCAACCCACATGTACGGATCCACGACAGAGACATCTGCTAAACATAATTGGATAGAATAGATAGAGGTAGACCAACTGAATCATCTTCTCAGCTGGACTGAATAGGAGGAACAAGCttgtgagcggcggcggcggcttcccctTCGAAGTCCTCTCCTTGGATGGGCAGAGCATCCTCCtcttcaaaatcatcatcatcgcTGGGAATGTCATCTAGAAGAGCGTCGTCCTCGTTAGGAACGTAAGGAAAAAATTTCGCCTGTGGCAGATTTGGTCTAGCATCAAGGAGACGGAGTTCACTGAAGTCAATCTCTGCCATTTCTTGCCTAGCGTATTCATTAGCCTCCTCCCTTTCCCTGCCATCCGAGGGGTCCTCGTCGACCTCGAAGTAGCCGTTCTTCTTGACCCCCTCAATCACCTGCTGCCGGAAGGCCTCAAACTCCGCCTCCATCCTGGCAAATTGGaccgcatcctcctcctcctcccgcttctTCTGCTCGAGCCACCCTGGCGGGAAGAACGGGGCCAGCTCGAGATAGTCGTCTGCCGGGGGGTAAGGCTCCGGCCTGAGGGCAATTATGGTCCTCAGCTCGCTTTTCTTCAGCCGATACTTCTTCCCTTTGCTTCCACATGCCGCTGCCGCCGAGGAATACACACCCTGCTTGACTACGGCGGAGGTATCGGCGCTCTGCTTGACGGCGGCGTTGGCATCGGTGCCCTGCTTGACTGTGGCTGGCAGCTTGGACTCCTGCAGCATCTTGTCGATCGCTGCCTCCCTCCTATGTAACGCGGAAAGATCCCCTTCTCCCGCAGGATGGATCCACCCATTGGCCGGCAGCGGCTCACCCACCTTGTAGATGGAACCGGAAGCCGCCTTCCTCTTGGAGGGGAACCGCATCACCGGACCATCGTCGCCGGCGGCCGCGCCGTCCGTAGACTTGGCGGCGGTGCACGGGCTCATCAtccacctcctcgccgcctccacctcctccttgcccGCCATCAGAAGCGCACCCGCCGATTGGATCCCTCTCGCTCCTCAAGATGTTGGATTTCAAGGTTGGTTGGTTGCGCTGGTTTGGGGATTTGGGGGAGGCGGCGGTGCCGTCTCGATCTATATATAAAGAAGGAGGGGAAGAGGAACCCTAGCCGGTATCGGCCCCTTCTTTCCTCTGGGCCGCCACCCGGCCGGACTAGGCCGAGTACAATGGGCCGGGCCGTTGCCTGCCACTTCTTTTctcccctctctttccttttctatataataaataatttttttttgttGCTAAAAAAAATCTAATAATTTTTTTTAAGATCctcaaaaaataaaaatctaattttctttttatttaacacagtacagatgcaagcgcacatatatacgcgcatacactacccctatgagcacatccgagagactgagacggcatatCATCTTCAGATTTTATGAATTCACCATATGCGTCTCGCAGTTgatggaaacgtctcctcccataAAATGTGCATTGCCGAAATAAATCCTTGATAAATGCGCTTTCATCGGGTCAATGTAGTTGACCGTTAGCTAGCGCATATGCTGACACGTGGGACAccctggacccacctgtcagtgtaTGGTATATTAGTTAAAAAGATAGTGAAATGTACTGACGACTGGGACGCcacaggacccacatgtcagtgtctgatTTATTTGCAAAACAAAATGGAATAATATaatgccccacatgtcagtgtctgatTTATttgcaaaacaaaatgaaataataTGATAATGCCTCCCGTGGGGATCGAACTCAGTACCATCAGTTGATTATGCATCAAGCTAGCCATTTCAGATATATGCATTTGTTTGCTTATGAGCATAGCCGGTTCTAGTCGACTTCACATTTCTATGTTATAGAAGAGACCACGAATCAGTCGCACCGGAAAGAGAGAACACGGCGGTGTAAAACACAGCATATTAATAGACTCAGATTAACTTTGCAAACACGTTCATAGATTAAGAGGGCGAACTAATATAGTGACATTACACTAACCAATACAATATTTAAAGGGGAGGGACGACATCAGATGGCCGGCCGACGTCGACAGCGACAACAGATGGATGGCTACTTGTCTTCATCATCCGAAAGGACAATGGTGTCGTCGTTGTCATCATCGTCGTTGTGGCCTTCATCGTCGAAGGAGGATAGGATGACGACGTCTGGTCCCTTGCCTTCCGCCTCGACGGCGGCCGCTGCACGCAGAGTAGCCGCCCTCCTCTGCTCTCGAGCTACGGCTTCTTCTTCAACCGACTCGTGCCTGACAGCCTCTGCCTGCGCTGTTGACAGAGACGCGACTAGCACCGCCTAGTCGAGCTACTATTGTGCCGCGCGCAGGGCCTCCTCGGCCTGGATAATGAGCACGGCAGCATCGGGCGCATCTTCCACACCGTAGATGTTCTCCTCGGCCTGGACAATGAGCACGGCAACATCAGGCGCATCTTCCACACCGTAGATGTCGAGGTGCTCCTGCATTGCCTCGAaagccacctcctcctcggcgtcctcctcctcgagctccccgtgGTTACGTGATAGCTTGGACAATGTGGGCTCGAGCTCGGAGTAGTTGGCGTCCATGGAACGATGCCGCACGCCGGTGTTTAATCAGAGGAGTGTTGGGAGTGGACCGTCGGTGAGGGGAGTTCAACGGAGCAACGCCTCCTTCTTTTCACATTGAATCGAGGCGTGTCGATCGGTAAAGCTGCGTCCTAAGGACTTTGTTTTGCGCATGTGTTTGCAAATGCTCTGTTATGATATATCATGAGAAgtcctatgagttgagctactgttatgatatgtCATGATGCtaaaaaaggtgattgaaattatcattaatcaaacttgtgcacctgctagcattcacacttcataaattcttcttttatcatttacctactcgaggacgagcagtaattaagcttggggatgctgatacgtctccaacgtatctataatttatgaagtattcatgctattatattatctgttttggatgtttatgggctttattaaacacttttatattacttttgggactaacctattaacccagagcccagtgccagttcctgttttttcccttgtttcagtgtttcgaagaaaaggaatatcaagcggagtccaaacgaaatgaaactttcgggagagttatttttggaaagaaagcaatccgggagacttagagtgcacgtcaggggatcaacgagggaggcacgaggcagggggcgcgcccacccccctgggcgcgccctccaccctcgtgggcccctcgtggctcccctgaccgacttatttcacctatatatattcatataccctaaaaccatcggggaacagaatagatcgggagttccaccgccgcaagactctgtagccaccaaaaaccaatcggggccctattccggcaccctgccggaggggggatctctcaccggtggccatcttcaacatcctgccactctccatgacgaggagggagtagttcaccctcgggactgagggtatgtacgagtagctatgtgtttgatctctctctcccgtgttcttgatttggcacgatcttgatgtatcgcgagctttgctattatagttggatctatgatgtttctccccctctactctctttgtaatggattgagttttccctttgaagttatcttatcgaattgagtctttaaggatttgagaacacttgatgtatgtcttgcatgtgcttatctgtggtgtggtgacaatgggatattcacgtgatctacttgatgtatgttttggtgatcaacttgcgggttcagtgaccttgtgaacttatgcataggggttggcacacgttttcgtcttgactctccggtagaaactttggggcactctttgaagtacttgtggtggttgaatagatgaatctgagattgtgtgatgcatatcgtataatcatacccacggatacttgaggtgaccatggagtatctaggtgacattagggttttggttgatatgtgtcttaaggtgttattctagtatgaactcttgaatagatcgatccgaaagaataactttgaggtggtttcgtaccctacaataatcgcttcgtttgttctccgctattagtaactttgtagtgactctttgttgcatgctgaggatagttatatgatccaattatattattattgttgagagaacttgcactagtgaaagtataaaacctaggccttgtttcctagcattgcaataccgtttacgctcacttttatcattagttaccttgctgtttttatattttcaaattacaaaaacctatatctactatctatattgcacttgtatcaccatctcttcgccgaactagtgcacctatacaatttaccattgtattgggtgtgttggggacacaagagactctttgttatttggttgcagggttgtttgagagagaccatcttcatcctacgcctcccacggattgataaaccttaggtcatccacttgagggaaatttgctactgtcctacaaacatctgcacttggaggcccaacaacgtctacaagaaaaaggttgtgtagtagacatcaagctcttttctggcgccgttgctggggaggtgagtgcttgaaggtatatctttagatcttgcaatcgaatcttttagtttcttgttttatcactagtttagtttataaaagaaaactacaaaaaaatggaattgagtttacctcatacgcttcatctttttaatatctttcgtgagtatgatgggaaggaaaattgtgctcaaatgctagaagaagaatgcattaaaatgtttggcactaaatctttgaatgatgagcatgattgcaatgttgttagtatgagccttgcaagcatgattgcaatgttgtcatgtccccaatctctgggccctctcggtaatgcacatcactataagccttgcaagcattgtgactagtgagttagtagCGGgaggatgcattacggaacgagtaaagagacttgccggtaacgagattgaactaggtatggggataccgacgatcgaatctcgggcaagtaacatacggatgacaaagggaacaacctatgttgttatgcggtttgaccaataaagatcttcgtagaatatgtaggagccaatatgagcatccaggttccgctattggttattgaccggagatgtgtcttggtcatgtctacatagttctcgaacccgtagggtccgcacacttaacgttctatgacgatttgtattatgagttatgtgattttatgaccgaagtttgttcggagttccgtatgagattggggacatgacgaggagtctcgaaatggtcgagacgtagagatcgatatattggaaggctatattcggacatcggaaagattccgagtgattcgagtattttttggagtaccggagagttacgggaatttgtattgggccttaatgggccatacgtgaaaggagagaaaggcctcaagggtggccacgccccttccccatggactggtccgaattggactagggaaatggggtgcccccttccttccttctccttctcccttccctttttcctattccatgtgggaggtggaatcctactaggactagggagtcctagtaggactcctcactttgggcgcgccctatgagggccggcctcctcctccctccatcctttatatatgtggctaggggcaccccatagacacacaagttgatcactgatctcttagccgtgtgcggtgcccccctccaccataatccacctcggtcatatcgttgcagtgcttaggcgaagacctgcgccgatagcttcatcatcaccgtcatcacgccgtcgtgctgacgaagctctccctcgacatgctgcttgatcgtgagttcgtgggacgtcaccgagccgaacgtgtgcagatcgcggaggtgtcgtatgttcggcactaggatcggtcgatcgtgaagacgtacgactacatcaaccacgttgtcataacgcttccgcttacggtctatgagggtacgtggataacactctcccctctcgttgctatgcatcaccatgatcttgcgtgttcgtaggatttttttttgaaattactacgttccccaacagtggcatccgagccaggtttatacgtagatgttatatgcacgagtagaacacaagtgagttgtgggcgataatagtcatacttattaccagcatgtcatactttgattcggcggtattgttggatgaagcggcccgaaccgacattacgagtacgcttacgcgagactggttctaccgacgtgcttcgcacacaggtggctagcgggtgtcagtttctccaactttagtggaATCAAGTGTGGTtacgccggtccttgttgaaggttaaaacaacatatacttgacgaaaaattgttgtggttttgatgcgtaggtaagaacggttcttgctcaccccgtagcagccatgtaaaacttgcaacaacaaagtagaggacgtctaacttgtttttgcagggcatgttgtgatgtgatatggtaaagacatgatgctaaattttattgtatgagatgatcatgttttgtaacggagttatcggcaactggcaggagccatatggttgtcgctttattgtatgaaatacaatcgccatgtaattgctttactttatcactaagcggtagtgatagtcgtagaagcaatagttggcgagacaacaacgatgcttcgatagagatcaaggtgtcaagccggtgacgatggtgatcttgacggtgctttggagatggagatcaaagacacaagatgatgatggccatatcatatcacttatatagattgcatgtgatgtttatcctttatgcatcttattttgcttagtacgacggtagcattatgagatgatcccttactaaaatttcaaggtataagtgttctccctgagtatgcatcgttacGACAGTTCTTCGTTCTggcacaccacgtgatgatcgggtgtgataagctctacgttcacataaaatgggtgcaagccagttttgcacacgcagaatactcggcttaaacttgacgagcctagcatatacagatatggccttgggacactggagaccgaaaggtcgagcgtgaatcatataatagatatgatcaacatagtgatgttcaccattgaaaactactccatctcacgtgatgatcggactgaaggaaatatgccctagaggcaataataaagttgttatttatatttccttatatcatgataaatgtttattattcatgctataattgtattaaccggaaacttagtacatgtgtggatacatagacaaacagagtgtcactagtatgcctctacttgactagctcgttgaatcaaagatggttaagtttcctagccatagacatgagttgtcatttgattaacgagatcacatcattagagaatgatgtgattgacttgacccattctgttagcttagcacttgatcgtttagtatgttgctattgctttcttcatgacttatacatgttcctatgactatgagattatgcaactcccaattatcggaggaacactttgtttgctaccaaacgtcacaacataactgggtgattataaaggtgctctacaggtgtttccgatggtacttgttgagttggcatagatcgagattaagatttgtcactccaattgtcggagaggtatctctgggccctctcggtaatgcacatcactaagtcgctttatctccagattaggagaaaaggcactaccactctatcgcctcttacggTGCACCGATAACTTTGAATGGATAGACGCGatgacggccggactggaagaaataaaggctctcctagcaagcaacccaatcctggccgcaccagacgctggcgaacccatgttgctatacatattggcaacacatcaggtggtgagcgtcgtgctcgtcattgaacgagaataggacggacacaaattcccgcttcaaaaaccagtatactacgtatctaccgtcctcacaccatgcaaatcccgttatccccattaccaaaagatagcatacgcggtcttcat from Triticum aestivum cultivar Chinese Spring chromosome 4A, IWGSC CS RefSeq v2.1, whole genome shotgun sequence harbors:
- the LOC123088313 gene encoding uncharacterized protein, producing the protein MAGKEEVEAARRWMMSPCTAAKSTDGAAAGDDGPVMRFPSKRKAASGSIYKVGEPLPANGWIHPAGEGDLSALHRREAAIDKMLQESKLPATVKQGTDANAAVKQSADTSAVVKQGVYSSAAAACGSKGKKYRLKKSELRTIIALRPEPYPPADDYLELAPFFPPGWLEQKKREEEEDAVQFARMEAEFEAFRQQVIEGVKKNGYFEVDEDPSDGREREEANEYARQEMAEIDFSELRLLDARPNLPQAKFFPYVPNEDDALLDDIPSDDDDFEEEDALPIQGEDFEGEAAAAAHKLVPPIQSS